In Amyelois transitella isolate CPQ chromosome 13, ilAmyTran1.1, whole genome shotgun sequence, a genomic segment contains:
- the LOC106129260 gene encoding uncharacterized protein LOC106129260, whose amino-acid sequence MRDHEPNSDPEVVEIRKTQQTEVKQCLKQSYSLTERLNVLYERNWTRLVHEQLRKFESSIVAAARQSPEAQPPELVLDSKWTFSGALIYCITLITTIGYGNVSPRTAAGRAATVAYAAAGVPLTLACLAGLGASLARLARLAWLRATKRKVPNAWRKDTEMENHLPLHEQQRLLPQATEHNQYTSFPPRSHKSPGTVRARAGDRGQYSQVFERAPTSPRAATLGRIKRSALADEPQTSSALQTQTLDRKRTTGKCLATVHGPIRGRGRGTIQRPRGQVIEQLIAEECGELSSNRCQDDLDDSEDTDEAICPHDTPSRVPLIWSEENHKSKSCAVPSSTASTSVQHHMNHGIDHCHIPVGIVLFLLLAYICIGAAIFSAWENWSFLDAAYFCFIALATIGFGDFVPTSFLTSKHTTENSKSEYIQMIACCAYLVFGLILIAMSFSLLQDEVVARCTQLANSLGLSRQ is encoded by the exons ATGCGGGATCACGAACCCAATTCAGATCCCGAGGTTGTGGAGATACG CAAAACTCAGCAAACGGAAGTCAAACAATGTTTGAAACAAAGTTACAGTTTAA cagaACGCCTCAACGTTCTTTATGAGCGCAACTGGACGCGTCTGGTTCACGAGCAGCTGCGCAAGTTCGAGTCTTCTATAGTGGCTGCGGCGAGGCAGTCACCGGAGGCTCAGCCACCAGAGCTGGTGCTAGACTCCAAGTGGACCTTCTCTGGAGCTCTGATTTATTGCATCACATTAATTACTACTATAG GTTACGGTAATGTATCACCACGAACGGCAGCAGGCAGAGCAGCAACTGTGGCTTACGCAGCCGCTGGTGTTCCCCTGACGTTGGCCTGTCTGGCCGGCTTGGGGGCTTCTCTGGCAAGGCTGGCTAGGTTGGCTTGGCTGAGGGCGACGAAGAGGAAAGTGCCGAATGCTTGGAGGAAGGATACGGAG ATGGAAAATCACCTTCCCCTGCACGAGCAACAGCGTCTGCTCCCACAGGCGACAGAACACAACCAGTACACATCATTCCCACCGCGAAGCCACAAATCCCCCGGGACCGTCCGGGCCAGGGCTGGGGACAGAGGTCAATATTCGCAAGTATTTGAGAGGGCCCCGACGAGCCCTAGAGCCGCGACGCTAGGTCGTATCAAGCGCAGTGCCTTGGCTGATG AGCCACAAACCTCATCAGCTCTTCAAACTCAAACGTTAGATCGCAAGAGGACCACCGGAAAATGCCTTGCGACAGTACACGGTCCTATTAGAGGCAGAGGACGAGGCACTATACAAAGGCCAAGAGGTCAAGTGATAGAACAACTAATTGCCGAAGAATGTGGGGAATTATCTTCGAACAGGTGTCAAGATGATCTTGACGATTCAGAAGACACTGATGAAgc AATTTGCCCACACGACACCCCGTCACGAGTGCCTTTGATTTGGAGCGAAGAGAACCATAAGAGTAAGAGCTGCGCAGTCCCCAGCAGTACTGCTTCTACCAGCGTCCAGCACCACATGAACCACGGCATCGACCACTGCCATATACCAGTAGGAATCGTGTTGTTTCTTCTCCTGGCGTACATTTGTATTGGGGCCGCCATTTTCTCCGCCTGGGAGAACTGGAGCTTCTTAGACGCGgcctacttttgttttatagcATTAGCTACTATAGGATTCGGTGATTTCGTGCCTACTAGTTTCCTCACCTCGAAGCATACAACTGAGAATTCCAAAAgtgaatacatacaaatgattGCGTGTTGTGCTTACTTAGTTTTCGGACTCATATTAATAGCCATGTCGTTTAGCTTGCTACAAGATGAAGTAGTCGCGAGATGTACGCAATTAGCAAATAGTTTGGGCTTGTCACGGCAATGA